The genomic region ATCGATGCGTTCACCCTCGGCGTGCGGGCCGCGAACCCCAAGGCGACGGTGCACGTCGTCTGGTCGAACACGTGGTACGACCCCGCCCAGGAGAAGGAGGCCGCGGACAGCCTCCTCAGCGTCGGCGCGGACGTCCTCACCCAACACCAGGACTCGGCCGCGACGGTGCAGGCGGCGGCCGCCGCGGGCAAGTACGCGGTGGGCTATAACTCCGATATGAGCAAGTTCGGGCCCAAGGCCTTCCTCACCGGCCCCGTCTGGGACTGGGGTCCCATGTACATGTATATCGCCAAGCAGGTCGAGGCGGGCACCTTCAAGGGTGGCGACCTCTGGTGGGGAATGGACAAAGGCGTGGTCGACATCGCGCCGCTCGGCCCGATGGTTCCGGCGTCGGTGAAGGCGATGGTGATGGCAAAACGTCGAGCGATCATCGCCGGGAAGTTCAACGAGTTCGCCGGGCCGATCAAGGATCAAGGCGGGACCGTGCGCGTCCCCGCGGGCGGCGCGCTCGGCGACAGCGCCCAGCTCTCCCTGAACTGGTTCGTGCAGGGCGTGGTCGGAACGATCCCGGCCAAGTAACCAGGGTCCGGAAGGCGGTTTCCTCTGCCCTCCCCCGCTCCACCGGGGCCCGGCGGCGGCCGAGCTTCACTGGGGGCGCCTGAGTGATCGTTGCCGGTACGGTGGTGATCACGATGGACCCAGGCCGGCGGATCATCACCGACGGCGCGGTGCTGATCCGAGGCGACCGTATCGTTGAGGTCGGCAAGGCCGCGGATCTCCAGGCGCGGCACCCGACCGAGCCCCTGCACCGGTTTGCCGATCACCTGATCACCCCCGGGCTCGTCGACACGCACGTCCATCTGGCGCAGGCCCTCATCCGCGGATGCGCGGACGACCGGGCGCTGATCGAGTGGCTCTGCGACCGCGTCTGGGTGCTGCAGGGGCATTTCACGGAGGACGACGGACGGGTCAGCGCGCGGCTCTGTATCGCGGAGATGCTGAAGTCGGGGACGACGACGTTTCTCGAATCGATGCTGGCGCACCGATATGGGTTCGACGGCATCGCCGAGGCGGTGCGCGACAGCGGCATCCGAGCGATCCTGGCAAAGATCGTCATGGACACCCCCCGCTACGCGAACGCCGCGTTCCCGATGCACCCGGGGATGATCGAGGATCGAGAGACGGGGCTGGAAGGGACCCTGCAGATGCACGCCCGGTGGCACGGCGCGGCGGACGGCCGGATCCGCGTCTGGTTCGGCCCCCGCACCCCCGGCGCCGTGACCCCTGAGCTGTATGGGGAAATCGCCCGCCTGGCGCGGGCACACGGGCTTGGCATCACCATGCACCTCGCCGAGGTCCGTCAGGACCGCGAATTTCTCCAGAGCGCCTACGGGCGTCTTCCCGTCGAGTTCGCGGAGGACGTGGGGCTGGTGGGCCCGCACGTGGTTCTCGTCCACATGATCTGGATCAGCGAGGGGGAGATTCAGACGCTGGCCCGGACCGGGACCCACGTATCGCACAACCCCCACTCCAACACCAAACTGGGGTCCGGGGTCTGTCCGGTTCCGGCGCTGCTGCGCGCGGGGGTCAATGTCGCCCTAGGGTGCGACGGAGGTCCGAGCAACAACACCTACGA from bacterium harbors:
- a CDS encoding BMP family ABC transporter substrate-binding protein, translated to MLLVGLLGVTVSTGPAPGAEKLKVAFVYVGPVGDAGWTYEHDQGRLYLERHDPNVTTTKVESVPEGADSERVFTDLARKGYKLIIGTSFGYMDPLLKVASEFPHVDFVHISGFKRANNLMTAFGRIEQPRYLTGLVAGSMTKSNIIGYVAAHPIPEVVRGIDAFTLGVRAANPKATVHVVWSNTWYDPAQEKEAADSLLSVGADVLTQHQDSAATVQAAAAAGKYAVGYNSDMSKFGPKAFLTGPVWDWGPMYMYIAKQVEAGTFKGGDLWWGMDKGVVDIAPLGPMVPASVKAMVMAKRRAIIAGKFNEFAGPIKDQGGTVRVPAGGALGDSAQLSLNWFVQGVVGTIPAK
- a CDS encoding amidohydrolase, producing the protein MIVAGTVVITMDPGRRIITDGAVLIRGDRIVEVGKAADLQARHPTEPLHRFADHLITPGLVDTHVHLAQALIRGCADDRALIEWLCDRVWVLQGHFTEDDGRVSARLCIAEMLKSGTTTFLESMLAHRYGFDGIAEAVRDSGIRAILAKIVMDTPRYANAAFPMHPGMIEDRETGLEGTLQMHARWHGAADGRIRVWFGPRTPGAVTPELYGEIARLARAHGLGITMHLAEVRQDREFLQSAYGRLPVEFAEDVGLVGPHVVLVHMIWISEGEIQTLARTGTHVSHNPHSNTKLGSGVCPVPALLRAGVNVALGCDGGPSNNTYDLVREMKMAACLHKGVREDPLAVPAEQVLEMATLGGARALGLERDIGSLEPGKKADLAIFALHRLHLTPNPNPVSTLVYAAGGGDVSDVMVDGRWVVAGARLLTMDESEIIRDARTHAASLLRRAGVGAAPRWPIS